Within the Methanomicrobia archaeon genome, the region AATTTCCTTTTTGGTTGGTGCTTCCTCCAAAAGGAGTCCTATCGACCGTATCTTCTCCTTGTAAACGTTGTTCTGGACAAAATCCTCCAGTTCAGACAGCATGCCTTCTTTTTGTTCGCGTACCGCTAAAGCGACGGCGAAGGCCTGCAGCGCCGCCCCTTCTTTGCCCAGCTCGTGCGCATGCGTTATCATACTCGATTTATACGCCGCGTCACGCAGTGCAGTGGTATCATCATAATAAAAGAGCCCAACAGGCGCGATGCGCATCGCAGCACCGTTACCGTACGAGCCTTCGCCACCAAACAGCTTTCTCGATGCCTCTTCCCAGCTCTCCCCCTCCCGTATACGCTTTAATGCGCCCGTCGATCCCGGACCGTAGCCTCGTTTCGCATTAAAATTCTGGATGAACGTACTCGCCATATCCGCACCGTTGACGCCCTTATTCCTGATTAACGACTCCGCGACCCCGATCATCATCTCCGTGTCGTCCGTGTAGCGCCCGTCGATCATCTGCCACACCGTTGCCTCTCCGTACACCGAACGCACCTTCTCCCTGTTCCAACCCTCGAAAGGCGCGCCTAATGCGTCCCCTACTGCAGTGCCCAAGAGCGCACCGGTAAATTTTGATTTAAGGTTCACTTCCATCAGTAATCCCCCTTTACCAGTTTCAGGTATCGTAATCTCTCAACTTCATTCGTTCGGCTAGGAACAATCAACAAGAGCTCGTCGTTCAGCTCATCCATATCCCTCTCATTTTATATAACGAGCAGAGCAAATTAACAAGTACTCTTTAATTACATTACGTGCAATGTCAAGCTCAGATAAGAATAAGGCGATCTTACTCGTCTGTGATGGTCTTGGAGACCGTCCCTCGGTAGATGGAAAGACACCGTTGCAAGCTGCTTATACGCCCAATTTGGACGCAATCAGCGCCTCAGGGATAAACGGGCTGATGGACGTTATAGCGCCCGGAATTGTGCCCGGGAGCGATACTGCGCACATCGCTCTCTTCGGATACGACCCGTACCGATATTATCCGGGCAGAGGCGTGTTTGAGGCACTTGGTGCGGATATGGAACTGCATAAAGGTGACGTCGCCTTTCGGGCTAATTTCTCGACGGTGGATGAGACCATGTGCGTCATTGACAGAAGAGCGGGTAGAAAAGGGAGTGAAGAATTGGCAGAAGTGCTCAACGGGCTTGAAATAGACGGCATTAAGATCCTCCTGAAAAACACCACGCAGCATCGCTGTGCCGTTGTGATGAGGGGCGATCAACTCTCACGCTACGTCTCCGATGTGGACACGCACGAAGCAGGAGATTTCGTGCAGGAATGCAAACCACTTCACGACGGCGAAGCAGAGCGGAAGACCGCAACCGTGGTGAACAAATTCGTCAAGAAGAGTTACGAGCTGCTCAATGAGCATCCGATAAATGCGGAGAGACGGGAAAAGGGAGAACTGCCTGCGAACATTATCCTCTTAAGAGGCGCGGGCAGCTACGACGGCATAAC harbors:
- a CDS encoding ADP-ribosylglycohydrolase family protein, whose amino-acid sequence is MEVNLKSKFTGALLGTAVGDALGAPFEGWNREKVRSVYGEATVWQMIDGRYTDDTEMMIGVAESLIRNKGVNGADMASTFIQNFNAKRGYGPGSTGALKRIREGESWEEASRKLFGGEGSYGNGAAMRIAPVGLFYYDDTTALRDAAYKSSMITHAHELGKEGAALQAFAVALAVREQKEGMLSELEDFVQNNVYKEKIRSIGLLLEEAPTKKEIIAKLGNGMAAFNSVPTAIYSFLRADSFEEGVAYAVSLGGDTDTIGAMNGAISGAYYGEKAIPVEWRELLEEGEKGKSYITRLAAELYRSKGL
- a CDS encoding 2,3-bisphosphoglycerate-independent phosphoglycerate mutase, producing the protein MSSSDKNKAILLVCDGLGDRPSVDGKTPLQAAYTPNLDAISASGINGLMDVIAPGIVPGSDTAHIALFGYDPYRYYPGRGVFEALGADMELHKGDVAFRANFSTVDETMCVIDRRAGRKGSEELAEVLNGLEIDGIKILLKNTTQHRCAVVMRGDQLSRYVSDVDTHEAGDFVQECKPLHDGEAERKTATVVNKFVKKSYELLNEHPINAERREKGELPANIILLRGAGSYDGITSLKDRFGFNAACVAGASLYKGVAKYLGMEILPVEGATGKADTNLKNKAEAALQALEEHDFVFIHVKDTDNDGHDGNFEAKKAIIERVDEELVARLKDVDAYLAVTGDHSTPVTLKRHCSDPVPLVIKGKGVRTDDVKKFDEISVASGGLNRIRGVDLMPILADYMGFFIMYGT